The following proteins are co-located in the Schistocerca nitens isolate TAMUIC-IGC-003100 chromosome 2, iqSchNite1.1, whole genome shotgun sequence genome:
- the LOC126234695 gene encoding cell division cycle-associated 7-like protein, protein MASNVGVSSIDVANTDPESLKLMLSSIMKEAREKAEELNRKNSKKGIKRGARTEYIFKRDQKFILNPRRSTRLSGRCSSTGSEVDIDTNDSESDTERKPVFKMRIKRRHTISVAPPPKAIPVEEVTDEMIERIHKYGMKEYNSVHGVLCHQCRQKTMDTKTMCRSSRCVGGQGSFCGPCLSNHYGESVAEALRDPEWTCPPCRNVCICSVHMKMRGMQPAGQLTPIARSLGYKSVLDYLVAKEEIKIGDEGIIVESE, encoded by the coding sequence ATGGCATCTAACGTGGGCGTAAGTTCTATAGATGTAGCAAATACTGACCCAGAGTCGCTGAAATTAATGTTGAGTTCAATCATGAAGGAGGCACGTGAGAAAGCGGAAGAATTAAATCGTAAAAACTCTAAAAAAGGGATCAAAAGAGGTGCCAGAACAGAGTATATATTTAAGCGTGATCAGAAATTCATCCTAAATCCTCGACGTTCTACCAGATTGAGTGGCCGCTGTAGCTCAACAGGTTCTGAAGTTGATATTGATACCAACGACTCTGAATCTGATACCGAACGCAAACCGGTCTTCAAAATGAGAATTAAGAGAAGACATACAATTAGTGTAGCACCACCTCCTAAGGCAATACCAGTTGAAGAAGTCACCGATGAAATGATAGAAAGGATTCATAAGTATGGGATGAAGGAGTATAACTCTGTACAcggtgttctgtgtcatcagtgtAGGCAGAAAACCATGGACACAAAGACTATGTGTAGGTCCTCTCGATGTGTGGGCGGTCAAGGGTCGTTTTGCGGCCCTTGCCTAAGCAATCACTACGGAGAAAGCGTTGCGGAAGCACTTCGGGATCCAGAGTGGACGTGCCCCCCGTGTAGAAACGTTTGCATTTGTTCAGTGCACATGAAGATGAGAGGAATGCAGCCTGCTGGTCAACTTACTCCCATAGCAAGGTCGTTGGGCTATAAGTCAGTTCTGGACTACTTAGTAGCCAAGGAAGAAATAAAGATAGGGGACGAGGGGATAATTGTGGAATCAGAATAA